One Egicoccus halophilus genomic region harbors:
- a CDS encoding A/G-specific adenine glycosylase yields MSSLLPAPVPVRVPTLADRLLQWGAETRRDLPWRRTRDPWAVLVSELMLQQTQVARVLPRYRDFLDRFPTPQACADAAPGEVVRRWDGLGYNRRALNLHRAAVVIVDEYGGRLPDDLEALLALPGVGPYTARAVLAFAFERDHGVVDTNAARVLARAVAGRRLGPREAQALADAQVPAGAAWAWNQAMLDLGATVCTKRSPRCERCPLQPACAWFSAGLAEPDPAVGSAGVSTPQARFEGSDRQGRGRLVQALRTGPLERGRLADVAGWPEDPDRAQRIADTLVAEGLAEYVDGQLSLPH; encoded by the coding sequence GTGTCCTCGCTCCTGCCGGCCCCTGTGCCCGTGCGCGTCCCGACCCTCGCGGACCGTCTCCTGCAGTGGGGCGCCGAGACCCGCCGTGACCTGCCCTGGCGTCGCACCCGTGACCCGTGGGCGGTGCTCGTCTCGGAACTGATGCTCCAACAGACGCAGGTGGCCCGGGTGCTGCCGCGCTACCGCGACTTCCTCGACCGCTTCCCGACGCCGCAGGCGTGCGCCGACGCGGCTCCTGGCGAGGTCGTCCGACGCTGGGACGGCCTGGGCTACAACCGGCGCGCGCTGAACCTGCACCGCGCGGCCGTGGTGATCGTCGACGAGTACGGCGGTCGGCTCCCCGACGACCTCGAGGCACTGCTCGCCCTGCCCGGCGTCGGCCCCTACACCGCCCGGGCGGTGCTCGCGTTCGCGTTCGAGCGCGACCATGGGGTCGTCGACACCAACGCGGCCCGGGTCCTCGCGCGGGCCGTGGCCGGACGACGTCTCGGGCCCCGGGAGGCGCAGGCGCTGGCGGACGCGCAGGTGCCGGCCGGTGCGGCGTGGGCCTGGAACCAGGCCATGCTCGACCTCGGCGCCACGGTCTGCACCAAGCGCTCGCCGCGGTGCGAGCGTTGTCCCCTGCAACCCGCGTGCGCCTGGTTCTCCGCCGGACTTGCCGAACCGGACCCGGCGGTGGGCAGCGCCGGCGTCTCCACGCCGCAGGCCCGCTTCGAGGGCTCGGACCGGCAGGGACGCGGACGGCTGGTACAGGCCCTGCGCACCGGGCCGCTGGAGCGCGGGCGGCTGGCCGACGTCGCCGGGTGGCCCGAGGACCCCGACCGCGCGCAGCGCATCGCCGACACGCTCGTGGCCGAAGGGCTGGCCGAGTACGTCGACGGCCAGCTCTCGCTGCCGCACTGA
- a CDS encoding TIGR00730 family Rossman fold protein: MTTFTVYTSSSDAIDPRYPAAARAFGRRLGERGDALVYGGTDVGVMGVLAAAVREAGGHVTGVLPRRMYERGIGDEACDELLVTDGMSERKQQMIARADAFVALPGGFGTLEELLEVLTLKQLGYHDRPIVLLNLDGFYDPLLAFFEELFATSFAAEAYRALYAVAAAVDEVFAHVDGYRPGAVPEKWA; this comes from the coding sequence TTGACGACGTTCACGGTCTACACGTCGTCCTCGGACGCCATCGACCCGCGCTACCCGGCGGCGGCCCGGGCGTTCGGTCGCCGCCTCGGGGAGCGTGGCGACGCGCTCGTCTACGGCGGCACCGACGTCGGGGTGATGGGCGTGCTGGCGGCGGCGGTCCGCGAGGCGGGCGGGCACGTGACCGGCGTGCTGCCCCGCAGGATGTACGAGCGGGGGATCGGCGACGAGGCCTGCGACGAGCTGCTGGTGACGGACGGCATGAGCGAGCGCAAGCAGCAGATGATCGCCCGCGCGGACGCGTTCGTGGCGCTGCCCGGCGGGTTCGGCACGCTCGAGGAACTGCTCGAGGTGCTCACGCTCAAGCAGCTCGGCTACCACGACCGGCCGATCGTGCTGCTGAACCTCGACGGGTTCTACGACCCGCTGCTCGCGTTCTTCGAGGAACTGTTCGCGACGTCGTTCGCGGCCGAGGCCTACCGGGCGCTCTACGCCGTGGCCGCCGCCGTGGACGAGGTCTTCGCCCACGTCGACGGCTACCGGCCGGGGGCCGTCCCCGAGAAGTGGGCCTGA
- the disA gene encoding DNA integrity scanning diadenylate cyclase DisA gives MRDEGLRSVLAMLAPGSPLREGIERVIRAGRGALIVIGWTPEIEAVVSGGFVIDIGATSQRVAELAKMDGALVLDGDAQRVLRANVHLVPDPAIETSETGTRHRSAERTARQTGQPVIAVSESMGMVTLYYGDRRHTVEEVSALLFRANQALSTLERYRARLDEVSATLAAREVEDAVTVRDVVLTLQRAEMLRRIALEVEDHVVELGSEGRLIQLQLDELVASVADDRELVVRDYLADRRRKLPRVLDDVAALSTDDLLDSELVASILAYDEEELDRPVTPRGYRLLSRIPRLPPRVVERLVDRFGNLPRIMEASIAELDEVEGVGESRARTIQDGLRRLAEASLLERYV, from the coding sequence ATGCGTGACGAGGGGCTGCGAAGCGTCCTCGCCATGCTGGCACCGGGCTCGCCACTGCGTGAGGGCATCGAGCGCGTGATCCGCGCCGGACGCGGCGCCCTGATCGTGATCGGCTGGACGCCGGAGATCGAGGCGGTCGTGTCGGGCGGCTTCGTGATCGACATCGGCGCGACCAGCCAGCGGGTGGCCGAGCTGGCCAAGATGGACGGCGCGCTCGTGCTCGACGGCGACGCCCAACGGGTCCTGCGGGCCAACGTGCACCTCGTGCCCGACCCCGCGATCGAGACCTCGGAGACCGGTACCCGGCACCGCTCAGCGGAGCGGACCGCCCGGCAGACCGGCCAGCCGGTGATCGCGGTGTCCGAGTCGATGGGCATGGTCACCCTCTACTACGGCGACCGACGCCACACGGTGGAGGAGGTCTCGGCGCTGCTGTTCCGCGCCAACCAGGCCCTGTCCACGCTGGAGCGCTACCGCGCCCGCCTCGACGAGGTGTCGGCCACCCTGGCGGCCCGCGAGGTCGAGGACGCGGTCACGGTGCGCGACGTGGTGCTCACCCTGCAGCGCGCCGAGATGCTGCGCCGCATCGCACTCGAGGTCGAGGACCACGTGGTCGAGCTCGGCTCCGAGGGCCGGCTCATCCAGTTGCAGCTCGACGAGCTGGTCGCCTCGGTCGCCGACGACCGCGAACTGGTCGTGCGCGACTACCTCGCGGACCGTCGGCGCAAGCTGCCGCGGGTCCTCGACGACGTCGCGGCGTTGTCGACCGACGACCTGCTCGACAGCGAGTTGGTGGCGTCGATCCTCGCCTACGACGAGGAGGAGCTCGACCGGCCGGTGACTCCCCGTGGCTACCGGTTGCTCTCGCGGATCCCGCGGCTGCCCCCCCGGGTGGTCGAGCGACTGGTCGACCGCTTCGGGAACCTGCCACGCATCATGGAGGCCTCGATCGCGGAGCTCGACGAGGTCGAGGGTGTCGGTGAGTCCCGCGCGCGGACCATCCAGGACGGCCTGCGGCGACTGGCGGAGGCGAGCCTGCTGGAGCGCTACGTCTGA
- a CDS encoding metal-dependent transcriptional regulator, giving the protein MSHQPSEAVEMYLRTVLELEEEGVPALRARLSERLGLSAPAVSEGVSRLEQSGLVVLQPDRHIELTEQGRERAEHVMRKHRLAERLLVDVLGLDHEHVHEEACRWEHVISDRVEAKLLEFLGNPTTSPYGNPIPGATPGDHEPVSLASIDAAEVTISYISERLQSDHDVVSQLREHGMWTGAQVAVERSPDVVRLRTDGHEVELPADDAKLVFVTPV; this is encoded by the coding sequence GTGAGCCATCAGCCGAGCGAAGCCGTCGAGATGTACCTGCGCACGGTCCTCGAGCTCGAGGAGGAGGGGGTGCCGGCACTGCGGGCGCGCCTGTCCGAGCGGCTCGGCCTGTCGGCCCCGGCGGTCTCCGAGGGCGTGTCCCGGCTCGAGCAGTCCGGACTGGTCGTGCTCCAGCCCGACCGGCACATCGAGCTCACCGAGCAGGGGCGCGAGCGCGCCGAGCACGTGATGCGCAAGCACCGCCTGGCCGAGCGGCTGCTGGTCGACGTGCTCGGACTCGACCACGAGCACGTCCACGAGGAGGCGTGCCGTTGGGAGCACGTCATCTCCGACCGGGTCGAGGCCAAGCTGCTCGAGTTCCTCGGCAACCCGACCACCTCGCCCTACGGCAACCCGATCCCGGGTGCCACGCCGGGCGACCACGAGCCGGTCAGTCTTGCCTCGATCGACGCCGCCGAGGTCACGATCAGCTACATCTCCGAGCGGCTGCAGAGCGACCACGACGTGGTGTCACAGCTGCGCGAGCACGGGATGTGGACCGGGGCGCAGGTCGCGGTCGAGCGGTCGCCGGACGTCGTCCGCCTGCGCACCGACGGGCACGAGGTCGAGTTGCCGGCCGATGACGCCAAGCTGGTCTTCGTCACCCCGGTCTGA
- a CDS encoding SRPBCC family protein — protein MSTVEQSIDVEVPVRTAYDQWTQFESFPKFMEDVERIDQVDDTTTHWVVNVAGNEREWDADITEQEPDQRVAWQARGETKHAGVVTFHRIDEGRTRVMVQMDVEPNDWAEKLGDAVGAYDRIVRRDLENFKGFIEQRGVETGAWRGEVDQDPTS, from the coding sequence GTGAGCACCGTCGAGCAGTCCATCGACGTCGAGGTCCCGGTCCGGACCGCCTACGACCAGTGGACGCAGTTCGAGAGCTTCCCGAAGTTCATGGAGGACGTGGAACGCATCGACCAGGTCGACGACACGACCACGCACTGGGTCGTCAACGTCGCGGGCAACGAACGGGAGTGGGACGCCGACATCACCGAGCAGGAGCCCGACCAGCGGGTGGCCTGGCAAGCCCGTGGCGAGACCAAGCACGCGGGCGTGGTGACCTTCCACCGCATCGACGAGGGTCGCACCCGCGTCATGGTGCAGATGGACGTCGAGCCGAACGACTGGGCCGAGAAGCTCGGCGACGCCGTCGGTGCCTACGACCGCATCGTCCGGCGCGACCTCGAGAACTTCAAGGGCTTCATCGAGCAGCGCGGCGTCGAGACCGGCGCGTGGCGCGGCGAGGTCGACCAGGACCCGACCTCCTGA
- a CDS encoding NAD(P)/FAD-dependent oxidoreductase produces the protein MRPEPARSPAEADVVVVGGGPAGLSAALVLGRSRRAVTVVDTGEPRNAPADGVHAFLTRDGLAPAEFVAIARDEVSRYGVEHRSARAVALRRRGERFAVELDTGAVLLARRLVVTTGLVDELPDVPGLLERWGRDVVHCPYCHGWEVRDRRIGVLATSPLSLHQAGLFRQLSDTVVFLPHTSPSPAPDDAATLAARGIEVVEGEVVEVEHADDTLTGVRLADGRRVALEALAVGPRFVGRSQLLDDLGVPTLEHPSGTGLHVPADPMGATEVPGVWVAGNLTDPSAQVIAAAAQGTRVGAAVNADLVAEDTRRARAAAA, from the coding sequence ATGCGACCCGAACCCGCTCGATCCCCTGCCGAGGCCGACGTCGTGGTCGTCGGTGGCGGCCCCGCCGGCCTGTCCGCCGCCCTGGTCCTCGGACGGTCACGGCGCGCCGTGACCGTCGTCGACACCGGCGAGCCCCGCAACGCCCCGGCCGACGGCGTCCACGCCTTCCTCACCCGCGACGGACTCGCCCCCGCCGAGTTCGTCGCGATCGCCCGCGACGAGGTGAGCCGCTACGGCGTCGAGCACCGCTCCGCCCGGGCGGTGGCGCTGCGTCGCCGCGGCGAGCGGTTCGCGGTCGAGCTGGACACCGGCGCCGTGCTCCTCGCGCGCCGGCTGGTGGTGACGACCGGCCTCGTCGACGAGCTGCCCGACGTCCCGGGTCTGCTGGAGCGCTGGGGCCGCGACGTGGTGCACTGCCCCTACTGCCACGGATGGGAGGTCCGCGACCGCCGCATCGGCGTGCTCGCCACCTCTCCGCTGTCGCTGCACCAGGCGGGACTGTTCCGGCAGTTGAGCGACACGGTGGTCTTCCTGCCCCACACCTCGCCCTCTCCCGCCCCCGACGACGCCGCGACCCTCGCCGCCCGGGGCATCGAGGTCGTCGAGGGCGAGGTCGTCGAGGTGGAGCACGCCGACGACACGCTCACGGGCGTCCGACTGGCCGACGGTCGCCGCGTCGCGCTCGAGGCACTGGCGGTCGGTCCCCGGTTCGTGGGCCGTTCCCAGCTGCTCGACGACCTCGGGGTACCGACGCTCGAGCACCCCTCGGGCACCGGCCTGCACGTGCCGGCCGACCCGATGGGCGCCACCGAGGTGCCCGGCGTGTGGGTGGCCGGCAACCTCACCGACCCCTCCGCGCAGGTGATCGCGGCCGCCGCGCAGGGGACCCGGGTCGGTGCCGCCGTCAACGCCGACCTGGTCGCCGAGGACACCCGACGCGCCCGGGCCGCCGCGGCCTGA
- a CDS encoding helix-turn-helix domain-containing protein, with translation MSGEPPTSASAEPSLDQRVRDRLRGLRAERGLTLQQVASAANLDVSTLSRLESGKRRLAIDHLPGLAAALGVRVDDLLGPTRTPDPRVRRGPQRHDGITSWPLTHRGPAGGLQAYKFRVEAERHTPPDPLPVHEGHDWMYVLGGRLRLLLGDDDLVIEPGEAVEFSTLTPHWFGVVDEPVELIAILGAHGERVHLRTGDAVP, from the coding sequence ATGTCCGGGGAACCTCCGACGTCGGCGAGCGCCGAGCCGTCGCTCGACCAGCGGGTCCGCGACCGGCTGCGTGGGCTGCGGGCCGAGCGGGGCCTGACCCTCCAGCAGGTGGCCAGCGCGGCGAACCTCGACGTGTCCACGCTCAGCCGGCTCGAGTCGGGCAAGCGTCGTCTCGCGATCGACCACCTGCCGGGACTCGCCGCGGCGCTCGGGGTCCGTGTCGACGACCTCCTCGGGCCGACGCGCACGCCCGACCCGCGGGTGCGGCGTGGCCCGCAGCGCCACGACGGCATCACGTCCTGGCCGCTCACGCACCGCGGGCCGGCCGGCGGGCTGCAGGCCTACAAGTTCCGGGTCGAGGCCGAGCGCCACACGCCACCCGATCCACTGCCGGTGCACGAGGGGCACGACTGGATGTACGTGCTCGGTGGCCGTCTACGGCTGCTGCTCGGGGACGACGACCTCGTCATCGAGCCCGGGGAGGCGGTGGAGTTCTCCACGCTCACCCCCCACTGGTTCGGCGTCGTCGACGAACCGGTCGAGCTGATCGCGATCCTCGGCGCCCACGGCGAACGGGTCCACCTGCGCACCGGGGACGCCGTGCCGTGA
- a CDS encoding ATP-dependent Clp protease ATP-binding subunit — MFERFTDRARRVVVLAQEEARMLNHNYIGTEHILLGLIHEGEGVAAKALESMSISLEAVRNQVTEIIGRGQTAPAGHIPFTPRAKKVLELSLREALQLGHNYIGTEHILLGLIREGEGVAAQVLQKLGADLNRVRQQVIQLLSGYAGGEQGKAGAGVGEGSREGSREGSTILDQFGRNLTQAARDGELDPVIGRAREIERVMQVLSRRTKNNPVLIGEPGVGKTAIVEGLAQRIIAGEVPETLRDKHLYTLDLGALVAGSRYRGDFEERLKKVLKEITSRGDIILFIDEIHTLVGAGAAEGAIDAASILKPMLARGEIQTVGATTLDEYRKHLEKDAALERRFQPVKVEEPSMEHSIEILKGLRDRYEAHHRVTITDEALVAAAELADRYISDRYLPDKAIDLIDEAGSRLRIRSMTTPPDLADLDSEIERARKAKEDAIDAQDFERAAALRDEEKKLIERRTAREDEWRSEGMDTVLTVDEEVIAEVLATWTGIPVFKLTQEETEKLLHMEDHLHERVIGQHQSIEAVSKAIRRTRAGLKDPKRPAGSFIFLGPSGVGKTELAKTLAAYLFGDENALIHLDMSEYMEKHTVSRLIGSPPGYVGYDEGGQLTEQVRRKPFSVVLFDEVEKAHPDVFNTLLQILEDGRLTDAQGRTVDFKNTILIMTSNLGTKNLTAPAVGFVQADDDSMYEKMKRQVDEELKKHFRPEFLNRIDETIVFHPLTREEVKEIVDLMITRVKTQLRARDLDLELTDALKGWLAEKGYDPQLGARPLRRTIQRELEDKLSERMLYGEFTAGQLIVADVDQENDAVAFRAVDSPSAPDVPPVELAGGDRDRDGEQDE, encoded by the coding sequence ATGTTCGAGCGGTTCACCGACCGAGCCCGACGGGTGGTCGTCCTCGCGCAGGAAGAAGCGAGGATGCTCAACCACAACTACATCGGCACCGAGCACATCCTGCTCGGCCTCATCCACGAGGGTGAGGGTGTCGCCGCCAAGGCGCTCGAGTCGATGAGCATCTCGCTGGAGGCCGTCCGCAACCAGGTGACGGAGATCATCGGTCGCGGCCAGACCGCCCCCGCGGGCCACATCCCGTTCACCCCGCGCGCCAAGAAGGTGCTCGAGCTGTCCCTGCGCGAGGCGCTGCAGCTCGGCCACAACTACATCGGCACCGAGCACATCCTCCTCGGTCTGATCCGCGAGGGCGAGGGCGTCGCCGCGCAGGTGCTGCAGAAGCTCGGCGCCGACCTCAACCGCGTGCGCCAGCAGGTGATCCAGCTGCTGTCCGGCTACGCCGGCGGTGAGCAGGGCAAGGCCGGCGCCGGCGTCGGCGAGGGCTCGCGCGAGGGGTCGCGTGAGGGATCGACCATCCTCGACCAGTTCGGGCGCAACCTGACCCAGGCCGCCCGGGACGGCGAACTCGACCCGGTCATCGGTCGTGCGCGCGAGATCGAGCGCGTCATGCAGGTCCTGTCGCGCCGCACCAAGAACAACCCGGTGCTCATCGGCGAGCCCGGCGTGGGCAAGACCGCCATCGTCGAGGGCCTCGCGCAGCGCATCATCGCCGGCGAGGTGCCCGAGACCCTGCGCGACAAGCACCTCTACACCCTCGACCTGGGTGCACTGGTCGCCGGCTCGCGCTACCGCGGTGACTTCGAGGAGCGCCTGAAGAAGGTGCTCAAGGAGATCACCTCCCGCGGCGACATCATCCTGTTCATCGACGAGATCCACACCCTGGTCGGTGCCGGTGCCGCCGAGGGCGCCATCGACGCCGCGTCGATCCTCAAGCCGATGCTGGCCCGCGGCGAGATCCAGACCGTCGGTGCCACCACGCTCGACGAGTACCGCAAGCACCTGGAGAAGGACGCCGCCCTCGAGCGTCGGTTCCAGCCGGTCAAGGTCGAGGAGCCCTCGATGGAGCACTCCATCGAGATCCTCAAGGGGCTGCGCGACCGCTACGAGGCGCACCACCGCGTCACCATCACCGACGAGGCGTTGGTGGCCGCGGCGGAGCTCGCCGACCGCTACATCTCCGACCGTTACCTGCCGGACAAGGCGATCGACCTCATCGACGAGGCCGGCTCGCGCCTGCGCATCCGCTCGATGACGACCCCGCCGGACCTCGCGGACCTCGACTCGGAGATCGAGCGGGCCCGCAAGGCCAAGGAGGACGCCATCGACGCGCAGGACTTCGAGCGCGCCGCGGCACTGCGTGACGAGGAGAAGAAGCTCATCGAGCGTCGCACCGCCCGTGAGGACGAGTGGCGCTCCGAGGGCATGGACACCGTGCTCACCGTGGACGAGGAGGTCATCGCCGAGGTCCTGGCGACCTGGACGGGCATCCCGGTCTTCAAGCTCACGCAGGAGGAGACCGAGAAGCTGCTGCACATGGAGGACCACCTCCACGAGCGGGTCATCGGTCAGCACCAGTCGATCGAGGCCGTGTCCAAGGCGATCCGCCGCACCCGTGCGGGCCTCAAGGACCCCAAGCGCCCCGCCGGCTCGTTCATCTTCCTCGGCCCCTCGGGCGTCGGGAAGACCGAGCTCGCCAAGACGCTCGCGGCCTACCTCTTCGGCGACGAGAACGCGCTGATCCACCTCGACATGTCCGAGTACATGGAGAAGCACACGGTCAGCCGGCTCATCGGCTCGCCGCCCGGCTACGTCGGCTACGACGAGGGTGGTCAGCTCACCGAGCAGGTGCGCCGCAAGCCGTTCTCGGTGGTGCTGTTCGACGAGGTCGAGAAGGCCCACCCGGACGTCTTCAACACGTTGCTGCAGATCCTCGAGGACGGGCGTCTGACCGACGCGCAGGGTCGGACGGTGGACTTCAAGAACACCATCCTGATCATGACGTCGAACCTCGGCACCAAGAACCTCACCGCGCCGGCGGTCGGGTTCGTCCAGGCCGACGACGACTCGATGTACGAGAAGATGAAGCGGCAGGTGGACGAGGAGCTCAAGAAGCACTTCCGTCCCGAGTTCCTCAACCGCATCGACGAGACGATCGTCTTCCACCCCCTGACCCGCGAGGAGGTCAAGGAGATCGTCGACCTGATGATCACCCGGGTGAAGACACAGCTGCGTGCCCGCGACCTCGACCTCGAGCTGACCGACGCCCTCAAGGGCTGGCTCGCGGAGAAGGGCTACGACCCGCAGCTGGGTGCCCGACCGCTGCGTCGCACGATCCAGCGCGAGCTCGAGGACAAGCTCTCCGAGCGCATGCTGTACGGCGAGTTCACCGCCGGGCAGTTGATCGTCGCCGACGTCGACCAGGAGAACGACGCCGTCGCCTTCCGGGCCGTGGACTCCCCGTCCGCGCCGGACGTCCCCCCGGTCGAGCTCGCCGGTGGCGACCGCGACCGCGACGGCGAGCAGGACGAGTGA
- a CDS encoding DEAD/DEAH box helicase, producing the protein MDLAARIVARLSDGRARTVPVLVRELRDDGPRLPRRMIEQVLAADGRFVSDDDPLKPRWSLHTDAGRDVATDTRARLDLLALRDWQAEALAAWSATGRGVVEAVTGTGKTRLAMAAIRLVVDRGGRALVLAPTLELQDQWVRELRAAAPDLRIGRLGGGHRDDLFERDVVVATPHSAASVPLEPPPGQLGLLVADEAHRYGAPTWGAALADAFSLRLALTATYERNDDGVADVLAPYFGAVVHRYGYDRAVADGTVAPFRIALAGVRLEPAEREAYDRADARARQLHRELVGGLGMPKDPRKLFAAVSAVVAEAETARSDGPQVRACREYLVRVRERREVAAACVGKLRLCAAAAPGLAGRRSLVFTDTVDQADAAAAELTRRGVHAETLHGELPGDKRRIRLAQFRRGRIDALVAPRVLDEGVDVPDADVALVLANFRTRRQLVQRLGRVLRVKPDGRTAILVLAHALDTFEDPSRGGHADFLRQVRDVALEVATHDADAAPGRLRDWLGDAGSDGP; encoded by the coding sequence GTGGACCTCGCCGCTCGCATCGTCGCGCGGCTGTCCGACGGCCGTGCCCGCACCGTGCCGGTGCTGGTGCGTGAGTTGCGCGACGACGGGCCACGGCTGCCACGTCGGATGATCGAGCAGGTCCTGGCGGCCGACGGCCGGTTCGTCTCCGACGACGACCCGCTCAAGCCGCGGTGGTCACTGCACACCGACGCGGGACGGGACGTGGCGACCGACACCCGCGCCCGGCTCGACCTGCTGGCGCTGCGCGACTGGCAGGCCGAGGCCCTGGCGGCCTGGTCCGCGACCGGCCGTGGGGTGGTGGAGGCCGTCACCGGTACCGGCAAGACCCGGCTGGCGATGGCCGCGATCCGGCTGGTCGTGGACCGTGGGGGCCGTGCGCTGGTGCTCGCGCCGACGCTGGAACTGCAGGACCAGTGGGTGCGCGAACTGCGGGCGGCCGCACCCGACCTGCGGATCGGGCGGCTCGGCGGGGGGCACCGCGACGACCTGTTCGAGCGCGACGTCGTCGTGGCCACGCCCCACTCCGCGGCGAGCGTGCCGCTCGAACCGCCACCCGGTCAGCTGGGCCTGCTCGTCGCCGACGAGGCCCACCGCTACGGCGCGCCCACCTGGGGGGCGGCGCTGGCCGACGCGTTCTCCCTGCGACTGGCCCTCACGGCCACCTACGAGCGCAACGACGACGGCGTGGCCGACGTGCTCGCGCCCTACTTCGGCGCGGTCGTGCACCGCTACGGCTACGACCGCGCGGTGGCCGACGGCACGGTCGCCCCGTTCCGGATCGCTCTGGCCGGTGTGCGTCTCGAACCTGCGGAGCGCGAGGCCTACGACCGCGCCGACGCCCGAGCACGTCAGCTCCACCGCGAGCTCGTCGGCGGGCTGGGGATGCCCAAGGACCCCCGCAAGCTCTTCGCCGCCGTGTCGGCCGTCGTCGCCGAGGCGGAGACGGCCCGCTCGGACGGCCCGCAGGTGCGCGCCTGTCGGGAGTACCTCGTCCGGGTGCGCGAGCGTCGCGAGGTCGCCGCGGCCTGCGTCGGCAAACTGCGGCTGTGCGCCGCCGCCGCACCCGGACTGGCCGGTCGAAGGTCGCTGGTGTTCACCGACACCGTCGACCAGGCCGATGCCGCCGCCGCCGAGCTGACCCGGCGCGGCGTACACGCCGAGACGCTGCACGGGGAGCTGCCCGGGGACAAGCGACGGATCCGTTTGGCGCAGTTCCGGCGGGGCCGGATCGACGCGCTGGTCGCGCCGCGTGTCCTCGACGAAGGGGTGGACGTCCCCGACGCCGACGTCGCGCTGGTGCTCGCCAACTTCCGCACCCGCCGACAGCTGGTCCAGCGGTTGGGCCGGGTCCTGCGGGTCAAGCCCGACGGGCGCACGGCGATCCTGGTCCTGGCGCACGCGCTCGACACCTTCGAGGACCCGTCGCGCGGTGGCCACGCCGACTTCCTGCGGCAGGTCCGCGACGTGGCCCTCGAGGTCGCGACCCATGACGCCGACGCGGCCCCGGGGCGACTGCGCGACTGGCTCGGCGACGCCGGCAGCGACGGGCCATGA